From one Acidobacteriota bacterium genomic stretch:
- the meaB gene encoding methylmalonyl Co-A mutase-associated GTPase MeaB, giving the protein MPVPASAAALAEGVLLGRVPAVARAISWAESADARFPELLALLFPKTGRARVTGLTGSPGAGKSTLTAALARRARARGRKVGIVAVDPSSPFSGGAILGDRIRMQDLYTDPGVLIRSMATRGHLGGLARASADAVDVLDAAGFDDVLVETVGVGQDEVDVFRLAESCVVVLTPGMGDDIQAIKAGLMEVADLFVVNKADRDGADRVVQEILQMLELGEHGAWIPPVVKTVATTGAGLDELEAKLGEHRAFLDGPEGVRRKRERTRIRIEGLIREDFLRRVKSLGGDHGALDEAANRVEARTEDPIAAARGLVSRIDNGDGGAATPPIPSSPSKKSSSSSSLVSRISHLGISVPSLEQGGKFWDLLGLVEEHREEVASQKVLTSFRAVGESHIELLEPTSPDSPIGKALATRGPGIHHLCLEVVDVRAVLARLKAAGVRLVNEEPFDGAHECLVAFVHPSATGGILLELSEKKKGTG; this is encoded by the coding sequence ATGCCGGTCCCCGCCAGCGCCGCCGCCCTCGCCGAAGGGGTGCTCCTCGGCCGCGTGCCCGCCGTCGCGCGCGCGATCTCGTGGGCCGAGAGCGCCGACGCCCGGTTTCCCGAGCTCCTAGCGCTGCTTTTCCCGAAGACGGGCCGCGCCCGCGTCACGGGCCTCACGGGCTCGCCCGGGGCGGGCAAGTCCACGCTCACGGCGGCTCTCGCGCGGCGCGCCCGCGCGCGCGGGAGGAAAGTCGGGATCGTGGCGGTCGACCCGTCGTCGCCGTTCTCGGGCGGCGCGATCCTCGGCGACCGCATCCGGATGCAGGACCTCTACACGGACCCGGGCGTCCTGATCCGTTCGATGGCGACGCGCGGCCACCTCGGCGGCCTCGCGCGCGCATCGGCCGACGCCGTCGACGTCCTCGACGCGGCGGGCTTCGACGACGTGCTCGTCGAGACGGTCGGCGTCGGTCAGGACGAGGTCGACGTCTTCCGGCTCGCGGAGTCCTGCGTCGTCGTCCTGACTCCGGGGATGGGCGACGACATCCAGGCGATCAAGGCCGGCCTGATGGAAGTCGCGGACCTCTTCGTCGTGAACAAGGCCGACCGCGACGGCGCGGACCGCGTCGTGCAGGAGATCCTGCAGATGCTCGAGCTGGGCGAGCACGGCGCCTGGATCCCGCCGGTCGTGAAGACCGTCGCGACGACGGGGGCGGGTCTCGACGAGCTGGAGGCGAAGCTCGGGGAGCATCGGGCCTTCCTGGATGGTCCCGAGGGCGTCCGGAGGAAGCGCGAGCGGACGAGGATCCGCATCGAAGGGCTGATCAGAGAAGATTTTCTTAGAAGGGTGAAGAGTCTCGGGGGCGACCACGGGGCGCTCGACGAGGCGGCGAATCGTGTGGAAGCGCGCACAGAAGATCCGATCGCGGCAGCCAGGGGCCTCGTGAGCCGCATCGACAACGGCGACGGCGGCGCTGCTACGCCGCCCATCCCCTCTTCACCTTCTAAGAAGTCTTCGTCTTCCTCTTCTCTTGTCTCCCGTATTTCTCATCTCGGGATCTCCGTCCCCTCCCTCGAGCAGGGTGGGAAGTTCTGGGACCTTCTCGGGCTGGTCGAGGAGCATCGCGAGGAGGTCGCATCGCAGAAGGTGCTGACCTCGTTCCGCGCGGTGGGGGAGTCGCACATCGAGCTCCTCGAGCCGACGTCGCCCGACAGCCCGATCGGGAAGGCGCTCGCGACGCGCGGGCCGGGGATCCACCACCTGTGCCTCGAGGTCGTGGACGTCCGCGCGGTGCTCGCCCGGCTGAAGGCCGCGGGCGTCCGCCTCGTCAACGAGGAGCCGTTCGACGGCGCGCACGAGTGCCTCGTCGCGTTCGTGCACCCGTCCGCCACGGGCGGCATCCTCCTCGAGCTGTCGGAGAAGAAGAAGGGCACGGGTTGA
- a CDS encoding zinc metalloprotease — MKRVLVRVVAAFLFFLPLAASARDVERDGPNAEPFVFQGQSWVSQKAFVESGARCSTRPVDEEEADFIEQETERLLAERPGRWPMATGGTIPVYVHVINNGTSLASGNIPDSQIAQQISVLNAAYASTGWSFNLVSTDRTTNASWYTAQPGTTAETQMKNALRRGTADDLNIYTNNMGGGLLGWATFPSDYAGKPKMDGVVVLYSSLPGGTAAPYNLGDTATHEIGHWMGLYHTFQGGCNGNGDYVSDTPAEKSAAFGCPAGRDSCKNKAGVDPITNFMDYTDDSCMDRFSTGQDARMDSQFTAYRSGK; from the coding sequence ATGAAGCGTGTCCTCGTGCGGGTCGTTGCCGCGTTCCTCTTCTTCCTCCCTCTTGCGGCCTCAGCGCGGGACGTCGAACGCGACGGGCCCAACGCCGAGCCCTTCGTCTTCCAGGGGCAGAGCTGGGTGAGCCAGAAGGCGTTCGTCGAGAGCGGGGCCCGGTGCAGCACGCGGCCCGTGGACGAGGAGGAAGCGGACTTCATCGAGCAGGAGACCGAGCGGCTCCTCGCCGAGCGGCCCGGCCGCTGGCCGATGGCCACGGGCGGAACCATTCCGGTTTACGTCCACGTCATCAACAACGGAACCTCGCTCGCGAGCGGCAACATCCCGGATTCCCAGATCGCCCAGCAGATCAGCGTCCTGAACGCCGCGTACGCGTCCACGGGGTGGTCGTTCAACCTTGTCTCGACAGATCGCACGACGAACGCGTCGTGGTACACGGCGCAGCCGGGCACGACGGCCGAGACCCAGATGAAAAACGCGCTCCGAAGGGGCACGGCGGACGACCTGAACATCTACACGAACAACATGGGCGGAGGCCTCCTCGGCTGGGCGACGTTCCCGTCGGACTACGCGGGCAAGCCGAAAATGGACGGCGTCGTCGTCCTTTACTCATCCCTGCCTGGCGGTACGGCGGCGCCGTACAACCTCGGCGACACGGCGACGCACGAGATCGGCCACTGGATGGGCCTCTACCACACGTTCCAGGGCGGCTGTAACGGCAACGGGGACTACGTGAGCGACACGCCGGCGGAGAAGTCCGCGGCGTTCGGCTGCCCTGCCGGGCGCGACTCCTGCAAGAACAAGGCGGGCGTCGACCCCATCACGAACTTCATGGACTACACGGACGACTCCTGCATGGATCGGTTCTCCACCGGCCAGGATGCCCGGATGGACTCGCAGTTCACGGCGTACCGCTCCGGAAAGTAA
- a CDS encoding type II toxin-antitoxin system VapC family toxin has protein sequence MIFVDTGAFLARYVAGDQYHDAAVRAWKRLERSSGVLFTSSFVVDETLTLLARRATYAFAAARADALYGSRILSILRPDAADEATAVELFRKFADQRVSFTDCVSFALMRRHRLKKAFTFDRHFADAGFEIWPASPSFTARGKKG, from the coding sequence GTGATCTTCGTCGACACGGGCGCGTTCCTCGCACGCTACGTCGCGGGCGACCAGTACCACGATGCTGCGGTGCGCGCCTGGAAGCGGCTGGAGCGATCCTCGGGCGTCCTCTTCACATCGAGCTTCGTCGTGGACGAGACGCTCACCCTCCTCGCGAGGCGGGCGACGTACGCGTTTGCGGCCGCGCGGGCTGACGCGCTCTACGGTTCGCGCATCCTGTCGATCCTCCGCCCGGATGCCGCGGACGAGGCCACCGCCGTGGAGCTGTTCCGCAAGTTCGCGGATCAGCGGGTGAGCTTCACGGACTGCGTGTCGTTCGCCCTCATGCGCCGGCACCGGCTGAAGAAGGCCTTCACGTTCGACCGTCATTTCGCAGACGCCGGGTTCGAGATCTGGCCCGCCTCGCCCTCGTTCACGGCGCGCGGGAAGAAGGGCTAG
- a CDS encoding hemin receptor, translating to MTREEMALVRESFESLRPIPRGVGRSFYERLFELDPSLRALFKGDLDAQGAMFVSALGLAVAGLDDAHSGERPLRDLGQRHAAYGVTEANFATFREALVRTLRDQIGAGFTEAHAAAWRAAFDRIGVVMRDAASGRT from the coding sequence ATGACCCGCGAAGAGATGGCCCTCGTGCGAGAGAGCTTCGAAAGCCTCCGCCCCATTCCGAGGGGCGTCGGGCGCTCGTTTTACGAGAGGCTGTTCGAACTCGACCCGTCGCTGAGAGCGCTCTTCAAGGGCGACCTCGATGCGCAGGGGGCGATGTTCGTGAGCGCCCTCGGCCTCGCCGTGGCGGGCCTCGACGACGCTCACTCGGGCGAGCGGCCGCTGCGCGACCTCGGGCAGCGGCACGCGGCCTACGGCGTCACGGAGGCGAACTTCGCGACGTTCCGCGAGGCGCTCGTGAGGACCCTGCGCGACCAGATCGGCGCGGGCTTCACCGAGGCGCACGCAGCGGCGTGGCGCGCCGCGTTCGACCGGATCGGCGTCGTGATGCGCGACGCGGCTTCCGGCCGGACCTGA
- the aroF gene encoding 3-deoxy-7-phosphoheptulonate synthase encodes MDRTATGIDVERVVGAAEKLGLKAHPIPGAQRTAIGITGNKGTVGPAAFENLPGVLEVIRVSHPYKLVSREFHPEDTVVSIGGVPVGGTRLVVMAGPCAVESLEQTVTIAKAVKNLGAHLLRGGAYKPRTSPYSFQGLGEEGLKILAAAREATGLPVVTEVLDTATVDLVARYADCLQIGARNMQNFELLKLAGRSGKPVLLKRGMSATLEEFLLAAEYVLAEGNPNVVLCERGVRTFNDFTRNTLDLAVVPAVERLSHLPILVDPSHGTGRRDKVLPMSLASVAAGADGVAIEVHHRPAEALSDGPQALTPELFANLMEKLRPVAAAVGRTL; translated from the coding sequence ATGGACCGCACCGCCACCGGGATCGACGTCGAACGCGTGGTTGGCGCGGCCGAGAAGCTCGGGCTCAAGGCGCACCCCATTCCGGGGGCCCAGCGCACCGCCATCGGCATCACGGGGAACAAGGGCACCGTGGGGCCGGCGGCCTTCGAGAACCTCCCCGGCGTTCTCGAGGTCATTCGCGTCTCGCACCCCTACAAGCTCGTCTCACGCGAGTTCCACCCCGAGGACACGGTCGTCTCGATCGGCGGCGTGCCGGTCGGCGGGACGCGACTCGTCGTCATGGCGGGCCCGTGCGCGGTCGAGAGCCTCGAGCAGACGGTCACGATCGCGAAGGCCGTGAAGAACCTCGGCGCGCACCTCCTGCGGGGCGGCGCTTACAAGCCCCGCACGTCCCCGTACTCCTTCCAGGGACTGGGCGAGGAGGGGCTGAAGATCCTCGCCGCGGCGCGCGAGGCCACGGGCCTTCCCGTCGTGACCGAGGTCCTCGACACGGCCACCGTCGACCTCGTGGCGCGTTACGCGGACTGCCTCCAGATCGGCGCGCGCAACATGCAGAACTTCGAGCTCCTCAAGCTCGCGGGCCGCTCGGGCAAGCCCGTACTCCTCAAGCGCGGGATGTCGGCGACCCTCGAGGAGTTCCTCCTCGCGGCCGAGTACGTCCTCGCCGAGGGCAACCCGAACGTCGTCCTGTGCGAGCGCGGCGTGAGGACGTTCAACGACTTCACGCGCAACACGCTCGACCTCGCGGTCGTCCCCGCGGTCGAGCGCCTCTCGCACCTCCCGATCCTCGTCGACCCGTCCCACGGCACCGGGCGCCGCGACAAGGTCCTGCCGATGTCGCTCGCGTCCGTGGCCGCCGGCGCCGACGGCGTCGCGATCGAGGTTCACCACCGGCCCGCCGAGGCGCTCTCGGACGGCCCGCAGGCCCTCACGCCGGAGCTCTTCGCGAACCTCATGGAGAAGCTGCGGCCTGTCGCCGCCGCCGTCGGGAGGACGCTGTGA
- the carA gene encoding glutamine-hydrolyzing carbamoyl-phosphate synthase small subunit: MLLLEDGRRWEGRAVGAGGTSFGEVVFNTGMAGYQETLTDPSYRGQIVVMTASHIGNYGLNDEDVESDRIQVAGFAARNFPDRFSNARGKETVAEALAKAGVPGIDGLDTRALVMHLRSAGAMRGTISSEVASDADAAALLEKVKAQPAMAGAALALTVSTPKAYDFPMPPGAAVKGRIAAIDYGIKTNILRMLAARGLKSTVFPATTSAKEILAQGFDGVFLSNGPGDPDALPGPVANVKEFVASGRPVFGICLGQQLLGLAVGGTTFKLKFGHRGANHPVKNLQTGHVAITSQNHGFSVDADSLPKNAELTHVNLNDGTCEGFRLTDKPVFAVQYHPESAPGPHDSDALFDEFVSLVAHAAR; encoded by the coding sequence ATTCTTCTTCTCGAGGACGGCCGCCGCTGGGAGGGCCGCGCCGTCGGGGCGGGAGGGACCTCCTTCGGCGAGGTCGTCTTCAACACCGGAATGGCGGGCTACCAGGAAACGCTCACGGACCCGTCCTACCGCGGCCAGATCGTCGTCATGACGGCGTCGCACATCGGCAACTACGGTCTCAACGACGAGGACGTCGAGTCGGACCGGATCCAGGTGGCGGGATTCGCGGCGCGGAACTTCCCGGATCGCTTTTCGAACGCGCGCGGCAAGGAGACCGTCGCCGAGGCGCTCGCGAAGGCCGGCGTCCCGGGGATCGACGGCCTCGACACGCGGGCGCTCGTCATGCACCTCCGGAGCGCGGGCGCGATGCGCGGCACGATCTCTTCCGAGGTCGCCTCGGACGCCGACGCCGCGGCGCTCCTCGAGAAGGTCAAGGCCCAGCCCGCGATGGCGGGCGCGGCCCTCGCGCTCACCGTGTCGACGCCGAAGGCGTACGACTTCCCGATGCCGCCCGGCGCCGCCGTCAAGGGGCGCATCGCGGCGATCGACTACGGGATCAAGACGAACATCCTCCGGATGCTCGCGGCCCGCGGCCTCAAGTCCACGGTGTTTCCCGCCACGACGAGTGCGAAGGAGATCCTCGCGCAGGGGTTCGACGGCGTCTTCCTCTCGAACGGGCCGGGCGACCCGGACGCGCTGCCGGGGCCGGTCGCGAACGTCAAGGAGTTCGTCGCTTCGGGCCGGCCTGTCTTCGGAATCTGCCTCGGCCAGCAGCTCCTCGGCCTCGCCGTCGGCGGGACGACGTTCAAGCTCAAGTTCGGCCACCGTGGCGCGAACCACCCGGTGAAGAACCTCCAGACGGGGCACGTCGCGATCACCTCGCAGAACCACGGGTTCTCGGTCGACGCCGACTCGCTCCCGAAGAACGCCGAGCTCACGCACGTGAACCTCAACGACGGCACGTGCGAGGGCTTCCGGCTCACGGACAAGCCCGTCTTCGCGGTCCAGTACCACCCGGAGTCCGCTCCCGGCCCGCACGACTCGGACGCCCTCTTCGACGAGTTCGTCAGCCTCGTCGCGCACGCCGCGCGCTGA
- a CDS encoding sigma 54-interacting transcriptional regulator — protein MTVPPALPSLVAVLSEIARVAGETLDLNEVFHRIATAAGRVLAFDAMTVTLTDEVDGFVLYSIGGAEITDETRRSYARMVPRTEYSPGLWNALTSKGVIDDVVAACDRAFPRDRELSDSGVRAMLRAPLRTGSREMGYLSVLRLAPGAFRASDLDLLAPIADVVAMAVAHARLAAGELDRRRRYEALQALSPVLARALDVREVFDAISEIVRPVVPHDRMAIGLLNEDRTAVNVYAVSGTGFPEVREPIRLSQEDRDRANVWSTEIVRDVEKEVPPDSDKCRHLRADGVRSLLRVPIFFEGQWQFAGGLLFLSRAPGTYGESDVPLAQHVADQVALALSHERLAGEARRAAEAVSEAKKLEQRVASLTEELASREGFGRIVGVAKSWKGILVQVSKVAPTETTVLLTGESGTGKEILARAIHRASSRASGPFVAINAAALPDQLLESELFGYERGAFTGATAAKPGRIEQATGGTLFLDEAGEMSPAVQAKLLRVLQEREFQRLGGTKVLRTDARIVAATNRDLKKAIARGEFREDLFYRLSVFEIALPPLRERVEDILPLTEVFLAELGPAIGRPVAGVSKEAKDLLLAYPWPGNVRELKNALERAAILCDGNLITAAHLPISVSGHEAARPMGPAPAGERRAFPPGGVDLESLEKEYVKEALAKARFNKSKAAKLLGLTRAQLYSRIEKYGLGGEEDKEFS, from the coding sequence ATGACCGTGCCCCCGGCCCTTCCGTCCCTCGTGGCGGTCCTGTCCGAGATCGCCCGGGTCGCGGGCGAGACGCTGGACCTCAACGAGGTCTTTCACCGGATCGCGACGGCGGCCGGCCGGGTCCTCGCATTCGACGCGATGACCGTCACGCTGACGGACGAAGTCGACGGCTTCGTCCTCTACTCGATCGGGGGCGCCGAGATCACGGACGAGACTCGCCGCTCGTACGCGCGCATGGTGCCGCGCACCGAGTACTCGCCCGGCCTCTGGAACGCCCTCACGAGCAAGGGGGTCATCGACGACGTCGTCGCCGCGTGCGACCGCGCGTTCCCCCGCGACCGCGAGCTGTCGGATTCCGGCGTCCGCGCGATGCTCCGGGCCCCGCTTCGCACCGGCTCGCGGGAGATGGGCTACCTCTCGGTCCTGCGCCTCGCGCCGGGCGCTTTCCGCGCCTCCGACCTGGACCTCCTCGCCCCGATCGCGGACGTCGTCGCGATGGCCGTCGCCCACGCGCGCCTCGCGGCCGGCGAGCTGGACCGGCGCCGGCGGTACGAGGCGCTGCAGGCGCTCTCCCCCGTCCTCGCGCGGGCGCTCGACGTGCGGGAGGTCTTCGACGCGATCTCGGAGATCGTCCGGCCCGTCGTCCCGCACGACCGCATGGCGATCGGCCTCCTGAACGAGGACCGCACGGCCGTCAACGTCTACGCGGTCTCGGGAACGGGGTTTCCCGAAGTCCGCGAGCCCATCCGGCTCTCGCAGGAAGACCGGGATCGAGCGAACGTCTGGTCGACCGAGATCGTCCGGGACGTCGAGAAGGAAGTTCCGCCGGATTCCGACAAGTGCCGGCACCTGAGGGCCGACGGCGTGCGCTCGCTCCTCAGGGTCCCGATCTTCTTCGAGGGCCAGTGGCAGTTCGCGGGCGGCCTCCTCTTCCTCTCCCGGGCGCCCGGCACGTACGGCGAGAGCGACGTCCCTCTCGCCCAGCACGTCGCGGACCAGGTTGCGCTCGCCCTCTCGCACGAGCGTCTCGCCGGCGAGGCGCGCCGCGCGGCCGAGGCCGTGAGCGAGGCGAAGAAGCTCGAGCAGCGCGTCGCGTCCCTCACGGAGGAGCTGGCCTCGCGCGAAGGTTTCGGCCGGATCGTCGGCGTCGCGAAGAGCTGGAAGGGCATCCTCGTGCAGGTCTCGAAAGTCGCGCCGACGGAAACGACCGTTCTCCTCACGGGCGAATCCGGCACCGGCAAGGAGATCCTCGCGCGGGCGATCCATCGCGCGTCGTCACGGGCCTCCGGGCCGTTCGTCGCGATCAACGCGGCGGCGCTCCCGGACCAGCTCCTCGAGTCCGAGCTGTTCGGCTACGAGCGGGGCGCCTTCACGGGCGCGACGGCGGCCAAGCCCGGCCGCATCGAGCAGGCCACGGGCGGCACCCTCTTCCTCGACGAGGCGGGCGAGATGAGCCCCGCCGTGCAGGCCAAGCTCCTGCGCGTTCTGCAGGAGCGGGAGTTCCAGCGGCTCGGCGGGACGAAGGTGCTCCGGACGGACGCGCGCATCGTCGCCGCGACGAACCGCGACCTGAAGAAGGCGATCGCGCGCGGCGAATTCCGCGAGGACCTCTTCTACCGCCTCTCGGTTTTCGAGATCGCCCTGCCGCCTCTCCGCGAGCGCGTCGAGGACATCCTCCCGCTGACGGAGGTCTTCCTGGCCGAGCTCGGGCCGGCAATCGGCCGCCCCGTCGCGGGCGTCTCGAAGGAGGCGAAGGACCTCCTCCTCGCCTACCCGTGGCCGGGCAACGTCCGCGAGCTCAAGAACGCGCTCGAGCGCGCCGCGATTCTCTGCGACGGCAACCTCATCACCGCCGCCCACCTCCCCATTTCCGTCTCCGGGCACGAAGCCGCCCGTCCGATGGGGCCGGCGCCAGCCGGCGAACGCCGCGCCTTTCCGCCCGGCGGCGTAGACCTCGAGTCGCTGGAGAAGGAATACGTGAAAGAAGCGCTCGCCAAGGCACGCTTCAACAAGAGCAAGGCCGCCAAGCTCCTCGGCCTCACGCGCGCCCAGCTCTACTCGAGGATCGAGAAATACGGTCTGGGAGGAGAGGAAGATAAAGAATTCTCCTAG